A single window of Colletes latitarsis isolate SP2378_abdomen chromosome 11, iyColLati1, whole genome shotgun sequence DNA harbors:
- the Khc gene encoding kinesin heavy chain isoform X2, with the protein MAMETPREREIAAEDSIKVVCRFRPLNDSEEKAGSKFIVKFPSGGEENCISIGGKVYLFDKVFKPNATQDKVYNEAARSIVTDVLAGYNGTIFAYGQTSSGKTHTMEGVIGDKNKQGIIPRIVNDIFNHIYAMEENLEFHIKVSYFEIYMDKIRDLLDVSKVNLSVHEDKNRVPFVKGATERFVSSPEEVFEVIEEGKSNRHIAVTNMNEHSSRSHSVFLINVKQENLENQKKLSGKLYLVDLAGSEKVSKTGAEGTLLDEAKNINKSLSALGNVISALADGNKTHIPYRDSKLTRILQESLGGNARTTIIICCSPASFNESETKSTLDFGKRAKTIKNVVCVNEELTAEEWKSRYEREKEKAARLKGKVEKLEAELSRWRQGETVNPEEQVNLVEAPDVVTPINISIEGKLDDGPMPATPGGSLMAGSLSNEERQKLEEERERLYQQLDDKDEEINQQSQYVEKLKEQMEEQEELIASARRDYEHLHKEMLRIQQENECAKEEVKEVLQALEELAVNYDQKSQEIEVKNKEHEALAEELVAKQTTLNITTSELQQLRDMSAHQRKRIAEMLANFLKDLAEIGVAIGGDENLKVTPESNGKLEEEFTVARLFISKMKSEVKNLVQRCQGLESFQVDCNKKVAEYEKDLADCRLLISQHEARTQTLIESMKVAEARKRALEEDVDALHEYCAKLKAAEQVQAVTNKEKAEEKEAATKMRVALEEQMDQLRDAHQKQVAALRDELSEKQDLINELKHLNQKFMLAHQQMQADYERLNQEEANKSIKLQELILLNERREQARKDLKGLEETVAKELQTLHNLRKLFVQDLQTRIKKTMNAEDNEDDGGSLTQKQKISFLENNLDQLTKVHKQLVRDNADLRCELPKLEKRLRATMERVKALETALRDAKEGAMRDRKRYQFEVDRIKEAVRQKSLARRGPSAQIAKPIRAGQHHITNVNVLRTGNRDMGNNVQ; encoded by the exons ATGGCAATGGAGACGCCGAGGGAGCGTGAGATTGCCGCGGAGGACAGTATTAAGGTAGTCTGTAGGTTTCGACCTTTAAACGACTCCGAGGAAAAAGCTGGCTCTAAGTTTATCGTCAAATTCCCTTCTGGCGGCGAAGAAAATTGCATCTCTATCGGG GGAAAAGTATATCTTTTTGACAAAGTATTTAAACCAAATGCTACTCAAGACAAAGTATACAATGAAGCAGCTAGATCAATTGTCACAGATGTGTTGGCAGGATACAATGGCACTATTTTTGCATATGGTCAAACATCTTCAG GAAAAACGCACACAATGGAAGGAGTTATTGGAGATAAAAATAAACAGGGTATTATTCCCAGGATTGTTAatgacattttcaatcacatctATGCCATGGAAGAAAATTTGGAATTTCACATCAAGGTatcatattttgaaatttatatgGATAAAATCAGGGATCTCCTTGATG TGTCTAAAGTAAATTTAAGTGTACACGAAGATAAGAATCGGGTTCCATTTGTAAAAGGTGCAACAGAACGCTTTGTATCTAGTCCTGAAGAAGTGTTTGAAGTTATAGAGGAAGGAAAATCGAATAGGCATATTGCTGTAACTAATATGAATGAACACAGTTCGCGTTCTCATTCTGTATTCTTAATAAATGTGAAACAAGAAAACTTGGAAAATCAGAAGAAACTTTCTGGAAAATTATATCTTGTTGATTTGGCTGGTTCAGAGAAG GTTTCTAAAACAGGAGCAGAAGGCACTCTGTTGGATGAagcaaaaaatattaataaatcgttATCAGCGCTTGGCAATGTAATTTCAGCTTTAGCTGATGGAAATAAAACTCACATTCCTTATCGTGATTCTAAGTTAACTCGAATTTTACAAGAATCTCTTGGTGGAAATGCTAGAACTACAATTATTATTTGTTGTTCACCAGCTAGTTTTAACGAGTCAGAAACAAAATCAACCTTAGATTTTG GTAAACGTGCTAAGACTATCAAGAATGTTGTTTGTGTCAATGAGGAACTGACAGCCGAAGAATGGAAATCTCGCTatgagagagaaaaagaaaaggcAGCTAGGTTGAAAGGAAAAGTTGAGAAATTGGAGGCTGAATTATCACGTTGGCGACAGGGTGAAACAGTTAATCCAGAGGAACAAGTCAATTTGGTTGAAGCGCCAGATGTTGTAACACCAATCAATATATCCATTGAAG GTAAACTCGATGATGGTCCAATGCCAGCTACTCCTGGTGGTAGTCTGATGGCTGGTTCCTTATCGAACGAAGAAAGGCAAAAACTAGAAGAGGAACGCGAAAGACTTTATCAACAATTGGATGACAAGGATGAAGAGATTAACCAACAATCACAATATGTTGAGAAGTTAAAAGAACAAATGGAAGAACAAGAGGAATTAATTGCCAGTGCAAGGCGAGATTATGAACATCTTCATAAAGAAATGCTCCGAATACAGCAAGAAAATGAATGTGCTAAGGAAGAAGTCAAAGAAGTTCTGCAAGCACTGGAAGAACTAGCAGTTAACTATGACCAAAAATCTCAAGAG ATTGAAGTGAAAAATAAAGAACATGAAGCTTTAGCAGAAGAACTTGTAGCAAAACAAACAACACTGAACATTACTACTTCCGAATTACAACAATTACGAGACATGTCCGCTCATCAAAGAAAACGGATTGCAGAAATGTTAGCAAACTTCTTGAAAGATTTGGCTGAAATTGGAGTTGCTATTGGCGGCGATGAAAATCTGAAG GTTACGCCGGAAAGCAATGGTAAACTCGAAGAAGAATTCACAGTAGCAAGACTTTTCATTAGCAAAATGAAATCAGAGGTGAAGAATTTAGTGCAGCGTTGCCAAGGATTAGAAAGTTTCCAAGTAGACTGTAACAAGAAA GTTGCCGAATATGAAAAAGACTTGGCCGATTGTCGTTTACTAATATCGCAACATGAAGCTCGTACGCAGACATTAATAGAATCAATGAAAGTAGCAGAAGCACGAAAACGTGCATTGGAAGAGGATGTCGATGCTTTACACGAATATTGCGCTAAGCTAAAAGCTGCAGAACAAGTACAAGCTGTCACGAATAAAGAAAAAGCAGAGGAAAAGGAAGCAGCAACAAAGATGAGAGTGGCACTGGAAGAACAAATGGATCAGTTACGAGACGCTCATCAGAAACAG GTCGCTGCACTCAGAGATGAATTATCTGAAAAGCAAGATTTAATTAATGAACTTAAACATTTGAATCagaaattcatgttagctcaccAACAAATGCAAGCCGATTATGAACGACTGAATCAAGAAGAAGCCAATAAATCCATTAAACTACAAGAACTAATATTGCTTAACGAACGTCgggaacaa GCTCGAAAAGATCTCAAAGGTCTAGAGGAAACAGTAGCCAAAGAACTTCAAACGTTGCACAATTTGCGCAAATTATTTGTTCAGGATCTTCAAACTAGAATAAAGAAAACTATGAATGCAGAAGATAATGAAGATGATGGTGGATCGCTTACGCAGAAACAAAAGATTTCGTTCCTGGAAAATAATTTAGATCAGCTTACTAAG GTTCACAAACAACTCGTGAGGGATAATGCTGATCTTCGTTGCGAGTTACCCAAGCTTGAGAAGAGATTGCGGGCTACAATGGAGCGTGTGAAAGCTCTCGAAACAGCATTGCGAGATGCGAAAGAAGGTGCAATGCGGGATCGTAAACGCTATCAGTTTGAGGTAGATAGAATCAAGGAAGCTGTGAGACAGAAGAGTCTGGCGCGTCGCGGACCTAGTGCACAGATTGCTAAGCCAATTAGAGCTGGTCAGCACCACATAACTAATGTTAACGTTCTTAGAACAGGAAATCGTG ATATGGGTAACAACGTACAgtga
- the Khc gene encoding kinesin heavy chain isoform X1, with product MAMETPREREIAAEDSIKVVCRFRPLNDSEEKAGSKFIVKFPSGGEENCISIGGKVYLFDKVFKPNATQDKVYNEAARSIVTDVLAGYNGTIFAYGQTSSGKTHTMEGVIGDKNKQGIIPRIVNDIFNHIYAMEENLEFHIKVSYFEIYMDKIRDLLDVSKVNLSVHEDKNRVPFVKGATERFVSSPEEVFEVIEEGKSNRHIAVTNMNEHSSRSHSVFLINVKQENLENQKKLSGKLYLVDLAGSEKVSKTGAEGTLLDEAKNINKSLSALGNVISALADGNKTHIPYRDSKLTRILQESLGGNARTTIIICCSPASFNESETKSTLDFGKRAKTIKNVVCVNEELTAEEWKSRYEREKEKAARLKGKVEKLEAELSRWRQGETVNPEEQVNLVEAPDVVTPINISIEGKLDDGPMPATPGGSLMAGSLSNEERQKLEEERERLYQQLDDKDEEINQQSQYVEKLKEQMEEQEELIASARRDYEHLHKEMLRIQQENECAKEEVKEVLQALEELAVNYDQKSQEIEVKNKEHEALAEELVAKQTTLNITTSELQQLRDMSAHQRKRIAEMLANFLKDLAEIGVAIGGDENLKVTPESNGKLEEEFTVARLFISKMKSEVKNLVQRCQGLESFQVDCNKKVAEYEKDLADCRLLISQHEARTQTLIESMKVAEARKRALEEDVDALHEYCAKLKAAEQVQAVTNKEKAEEKEAATKMRVALEEQMDQLRDAHQKQVAALRDELSEKQDLINELKHLNQKFMLAHQQMQADYERLNQEEANKSIKLQELILLNERREQARKDLKGLEETVAKELQTLHNLRKLFVQDLQTRIKKTMNAEDNEDDGGSLTQKQKISFLENNLDQLTKVHKQLVRDNADLRCELPKLEKRLRATMERVKALETALRDAKEGAMRDRKRYQFEVDRIKEAVRQKSLARRGPSAQIAKPIRAGQHHITNVNVLRTGNRDARNRGFVQF from the exons ATGGCAATGGAGACGCCGAGGGAGCGTGAGATTGCCGCGGAGGACAGTATTAAGGTAGTCTGTAGGTTTCGACCTTTAAACGACTCCGAGGAAAAAGCTGGCTCTAAGTTTATCGTCAAATTCCCTTCTGGCGGCGAAGAAAATTGCATCTCTATCGGG GGAAAAGTATATCTTTTTGACAAAGTATTTAAACCAAATGCTACTCAAGACAAAGTATACAATGAAGCAGCTAGATCAATTGTCACAGATGTGTTGGCAGGATACAATGGCACTATTTTTGCATATGGTCAAACATCTTCAG GAAAAACGCACACAATGGAAGGAGTTATTGGAGATAAAAATAAACAGGGTATTATTCCCAGGATTGTTAatgacattttcaatcacatctATGCCATGGAAGAAAATTTGGAATTTCACATCAAGGTatcatattttgaaatttatatgGATAAAATCAGGGATCTCCTTGATG TGTCTAAAGTAAATTTAAGTGTACACGAAGATAAGAATCGGGTTCCATTTGTAAAAGGTGCAACAGAACGCTTTGTATCTAGTCCTGAAGAAGTGTTTGAAGTTATAGAGGAAGGAAAATCGAATAGGCATATTGCTGTAACTAATATGAATGAACACAGTTCGCGTTCTCATTCTGTATTCTTAATAAATGTGAAACAAGAAAACTTGGAAAATCAGAAGAAACTTTCTGGAAAATTATATCTTGTTGATTTGGCTGGTTCAGAGAAG GTTTCTAAAACAGGAGCAGAAGGCACTCTGTTGGATGAagcaaaaaatattaataaatcgttATCAGCGCTTGGCAATGTAATTTCAGCTTTAGCTGATGGAAATAAAACTCACATTCCTTATCGTGATTCTAAGTTAACTCGAATTTTACAAGAATCTCTTGGTGGAAATGCTAGAACTACAATTATTATTTGTTGTTCACCAGCTAGTTTTAACGAGTCAGAAACAAAATCAACCTTAGATTTTG GTAAACGTGCTAAGACTATCAAGAATGTTGTTTGTGTCAATGAGGAACTGACAGCCGAAGAATGGAAATCTCGCTatgagagagaaaaagaaaaggcAGCTAGGTTGAAAGGAAAAGTTGAGAAATTGGAGGCTGAATTATCACGTTGGCGACAGGGTGAAACAGTTAATCCAGAGGAACAAGTCAATTTGGTTGAAGCGCCAGATGTTGTAACACCAATCAATATATCCATTGAAG GTAAACTCGATGATGGTCCAATGCCAGCTACTCCTGGTGGTAGTCTGATGGCTGGTTCCTTATCGAACGAAGAAAGGCAAAAACTAGAAGAGGAACGCGAAAGACTTTATCAACAATTGGATGACAAGGATGAAGAGATTAACCAACAATCACAATATGTTGAGAAGTTAAAAGAACAAATGGAAGAACAAGAGGAATTAATTGCCAGTGCAAGGCGAGATTATGAACATCTTCATAAAGAAATGCTCCGAATACAGCAAGAAAATGAATGTGCTAAGGAAGAAGTCAAAGAAGTTCTGCAAGCACTGGAAGAACTAGCAGTTAACTATGACCAAAAATCTCAAGAG ATTGAAGTGAAAAATAAAGAACATGAAGCTTTAGCAGAAGAACTTGTAGCAAAACAAACAACACTGAACATTACTACTTCCGAATTACAACAATTACGAGACATGTCCGCTCATCAAAGAAAACGGATTGCAGAAATGTTAGCAAACTTCTTGAAAGATTTGGCTGAAATTGGAGTTGCTATTGGCGGCGATGAAAATCTGAAG GTTACGCCGGAAAGCAATGGTAAACTCGAAGAAGAATTCACAGTAGCAAGACTTTTCATTAGCAAAATGAAATCAGAGGTGAAGAATTTAGTGCAGCGTTGCCAAGGATTAGAAAGTTTCCAAGTAGACTGTAACAAGAAA GTTGCCGAATATGAAAAAGACTTGGCCGATTGTCGTTTACTAATATCGCAACATGAAGCTCGTACGCAGACATTAATAGAATCAATGAAAGTAGCAGAAGCACGAAAACGTGCATTGGAAGAGGATGTCGATGCTTTACACGAATATTGCGCTAAGCTAAAAGCTGCAGAACAAGTACAAGCTGTCACGAATAAAGAAAAAGCAGAGGAAAAGGAAGCAGCAACAAAGATGAGAGTGGCACTGGAAGAACAAATGGATCAGTTACGAGACGCTCATCAGAAACAG GTCGCTGCACTCAGAGATGAATTATCTGAAAAGCAAGATTTAATTAATGAACTTAAACATTTGAATCagaaattcatgttagctcaccAACAAATGCAAGCCGATTATGAACGACTGAATCAAGAAGAAGCCAATAAATCCATTAAACTACAAGAACTAATATTGCTTAACGAACGTCgggaacaa GCTCGAAAAGATCTCAAAGGTCTAGAGGAAACAGTAGCCAAAGAACTTCAAACGTTGCACAATTTGCGCAAATTATTTGTTCAGGATCTTCAAACTAGAATAAAGAAAACTATGAATGCAGAAGATAATGAAGATGATGGTGGATCGCTTACGCAGAAACAAAAGATTTCGTTCCTGGAAAATAATTTAGATCAGCTTACTAAG GTTCACAAACAACTCGTGAGGGATAATGCTGATCTTCGTTGCGAGTTACCCAAGCTTGAGAAGAGATTGCGGGCTACAATGGAGCGTGTGAAAGCTCTCGAAACAGCATTGCGAGATGCGAAAGAAGGTGCAATGCGGGATCGTAAACGCTATCAGTTTGAGGTAGATAGAATCAAGGAAGCTGTGAGACAGAAGAGTCTGGCGCGTCGCGGACCTAGTGCACAGATTGCTAAGCCAATTAGAGCTGGTCAGCACCACATAACTAATGTTAACGTTCTTAGAACAGGAAATCGTG ATGCACGAAATCGTGGGTTTGTTCAATTTTAA